Within Fusobacterium periodonticum ATCC 33693, the genomic segment CGGCTATTGCTATTTTTGAATCATTGAAAAATTTCTCTTTGAAATAACTGATATTTTGTAATATTTCTAAAAATCTATTTTTTTCTGCAACAATATCATTTTCTACCAAAGGTATTTTAGGCAATATTTCTATTTGGATATCATTAAGAGGTATAGTTCCTACAAAATTCTGAGGAACTATACTATCTTTAGTAATTTTAAAAAACTCATATCTATCTTCTAAATCATTATCATCAATATATTTCTTTAATTTTGAATATATTTTTTTGTTTTTAATCTTTTGAAATTCTCTGAATGTAAATATTCTTTCTTCCATGAATAATCACTATTCCTCATCTTCAACAGATAAATAGATTTTTTTATAATTATCTGGAATTTTTAATGCTTCTTCATTAAGTTTATAAATAGATTTTCTTTGATTATTTAAAGAAATATTTTTTGAAGTTATAAAACCATTATTATCAAAAATAGATTTTATCTTTTCAAAATCATCATAGAAATATTCTTGTAATAGAGGAATAATATAATTTTTAAAAATATTTACTAAATCTTCAAAAGTATTTATGTTCAAAAAATATGAATGTCCTATTATATGTTCTCTATCAAGTAAAAACTCTATTCTTTCATTTATAGTTGATAAAAGTAAAGCTATTTTTATATCAGCTACATCTCTTAAAATATCATATTGAGGCATTATTTCAATGAAATTAAATCTTCTACGAAGTGCAATATCTAACAAAGCAATTGATCTGTCAGCTGTATTCATTGTTCCTATAATATATAGATTCTTAGGAATTGTAAAGTTTTCTTTTGAATAAGGTAAGCTTACTTCCACTTCTTCTTTTTCCCCTTTTCTTTTAGAAGGTTCAATTAAAGAAATTAATTCACCAAAAATTTTTGAAATATTTCCTCTATTTATTTCATCAATAATTAAAACATAATTATTTTCTTTATCGTTCTTAGCTCTATTACACATATCTTTAAATATTCCAGAATGAAGCTTATATTTTAATTCTTTACTCTCATTCCCTAGTTGAGGTCTTATACCCTCAATAAAATCTTCATAACCATAAGATTGATGAAAAGTAATAAATTTTATTAAGTCTCTATCTTTATATTCTTTAAATTTTTTAAAAATTTTATTGTCATTGCTTGACTTAAAGATAGATTCATCTTTTTCAATAATTCCAACTGAATAAAAAGCTGAATTATATGTCTTTCCTGTTCCTGGTGGACCATACAATATAGTATTTAAAGGAAAGTTAAATTCTTTTTTTATTTGAATAGGATTTTCTTTAGTTTCGTTTTCTGTTATAATTATTTTTTTGAATTTTAATGTATCTTCTGTATCTTTCAATGTTTCAAGAATTTTATTAAGTTCTTTTTCATAAGCTATTTTTAATTCTTCTTTACTCTCACTTATTTTACTCCAATTTTTTTCATAAGTAATATATTTGGCATAAGCTAAATAGTATTCAAATAAATTTTTAAAGTCATTATAAATCTCATCTTGAAAGTCAATGTCATTAAATTTTTCTTGATTAACTACATAAGCTTTATATACCTTTGAAGTTCCGTAATTAATCTCATTTTTATAAGTTGGAAGTCCTTCAACACCTAACTTATTAAAAAAATCATTAATATTTTCTAATGGTAATTTTTTATCCCAATCAATATTTGTTTCTTTTTTTACACTTTTTCCAAATGCCAAAATAAGATATTTAATATTTTGTCCATTTTGTTTTCCTGAGTAAGAATAAAACATAGGATAAATACCATTAGCTGGTTCTTCAGCTAATTTTTTTGACCAGAAACATAGCCAAGGAACTGAATCTTTGCTTTCAAATTTCCAATAAATATCTTCTTTATAATAATCTTGAAATAGATCTCTTAGTGGATGAATACTAATTTCTATATGCTTTTGAGTCTTATTACGAGTTATAATTCCTAATGTTCTAATAATTAATTCTTGAAAATGTTGATTTATATTGTTATCTAATATTTCTGTCATAATATCCTCCTTATTTAATTTAAGATTTTTTTAAGGGGCTGTTGCAAATTGATGATTTTTATCATTAATTTGTGACAGCTTTTTTCTTTCGCAATAAAAAAATAGAAATCTTTTAGAATTCTATCCTATTTCAAGTTTTATTTTGATTTTTGGGCGAACTTAACACAAATCCATTGTTTTTAATTTTTTTAAGCTATTTTTAATGGATGCAATATTACTCCTTGNNNNNNNNNNNNNNNNNNNNNNNNNNNNNNNNNNNNNNNNNNNNNNNNNNNNNNNNNNNNNNNNNNNNNNNNNNNNNNNNNNNNNNNNNNNNNNNNNNNNNNNNNNNNNNNNNNNNNNNNNNNNNNNNNNNNNNNNNNNNN encodes:
- a CDS encoding McrB family protein yields the protein MTEILDNNINQHFQELIIRTLGIITRNKTQKHIEISIHPLRDLFQDYYKEDIYWKFESKDSVPWLCFWSKKLAEEPANGIYPMFYSYSGKQNGQNIKYLILAFGKSVKKETNIDWDKKLPLENINDFFNKLGVEGLPTYKNEINYGTSKVYKAYVVNQEKFNDIDFQDEIYNDFKNLFEYYLAYAKYITYEKNWSKISESKEELKIAYEKELNKILETLKDTEDTLKFKKIIITENETKENPIQIKKEFNFPLNTILYGPPGTGKTYNSAFYSVGIIEKDESIFKSSNDNKIFKKFKEYKDRDLIKFITFHQSYGYEDFIEGIRPQLGNESKELKYKLHSGIFKDMCNRAKNDKENNYVLIIDEINRGNISKIFGELISLIEPSKRKGEKEEVEVSLPYSKENFTIPKNLYIIGTMNTADRSIALLDIALRRRFNFIEIMPQYDILRDVADIKIALLLSTINERIEFLLDREHIIGHSYFLNINTFEDLVNIFKNYIIPLLQEYFYDDFEKIKSIFDNNGFITSKNISLNNQRKSIYKLNEEALKIPDNYKKIYLSVEDEE